Sequence from the Spirochaetota bacterium genome:
TATTTCAATGTTTAGCTACTTGCCTGCAGGTTTTATAAAGGCGCTATCGCTTGCCCTTAAATATAAATTTGATGTTATCAATACTCATTTTGTTGTGCCATCCGGCCCGTTAGGGTATGCTATTGCAAAATTGTTTGGCATTCCTAATGTGTTATCACTGCATGGCGGAGATATTTATGATCCAAGTAAAAAGCTGTCGCCACACCGTAATCGTTTCTTCAAGGCTGTGGTACGTTTTCTCCTTAACAGGGCTGATGTAATTGTGGCACAGTCATCAAATACCCGCAATAACGCAATAGAATATTATGCTCCAAAGAAAGATATAGAGATCATTCCCTTAGCATTTCACCCGCCAGTGCTGCCAAAAACTTCAAGAAAAAAACTGGGACTAAGTGAAAAAGATTTTATCTGTATAACCATTGGAAGATTAATAAAACGCAAATCTATTGATGTACTTTTACGGGCGATAGCTCATATCAATAAACCTTCAGTCAAACTTCTTATAATGGGTGATGGCCCTGAGCGAGAATACCTTGAGTCGCTGGTGAAAGATCTGTCATTACAGAGCAGGGTAACATTTCTGGGATTTGTTGCTGATGAGGAAAAATTTGCCTATCTTTCACAATCTGATCTTTTTGTTCTTACCTCAATGCATGAAGGGTTTGGCATTGTATTTATGGAGGCAATGTTTTGCGGTTTGCCAATTGTGACAACCAATCATGGAGGGCAGGTGGATTTTCTTACTCATAGAGAAAATGCGTTATTAATTGATGTTGGTGATGATAGAGGTTGTGCGGAAAGCATCATGAAATTTTACAACGATAAAAGGCTGTATAAACGCTGTTCTGAGAATAATAAAAAAAAGATTGCAACCTTTTATGCCGAAAATGTAGCAGAACAGTATATGAATATTTTTTTAGAATTAGTTACCAAAAAATGAAAATTAAAACAGCACTAATTACTCAGAATAAGGAATTGGTACTGGAAGTACGGTTGCTCCAGATTCTGGATGTAAGTGTTCATGGCACTATAAATACTCTCAAGGATGAAGGTTTTGATATAGTATTATTTGACACCGAACAGATCGATATAAGTGATGCACAGTTTTATCTTTCAAAATTGCGGAAACGTTTCCAGAGGCTTCCAGTCATTCTCATTGTGCGTGTAGGATACCTTGAATCAATAAATAGAGACTGGTTTTTTGATGATTTTATTGTGTTCCCATTCAGAAAAGGAGAATTGAAAGCACGGATTGACCGTTTAATTGGTGCTGAGATTGAATTAAAAGAATCTGTAATTAAAGTTGGCAATATAGTCATTGAACCGGAAAAGTATTCAGTTACTGTTAACAATGAGAAGGTTGTATTAACATATAAGGAATTTGAATTACTCAAATTGTTAATGGAAAATAAGGGTATTGTATTCACTCGGCAGGAATTGCTGTCGCAGATATGGGGTGTGGAGTATATAGGTGGAACTCGTACAGTGGATGTCCATATACGCAGGCTTAGGATAAAATTGGGTGATGAATTCAATAATATTATAGAAACAATACGTAATGTAGGGTATAAGTGCAAGGAATAAATATAGAAATATGCTTGCCAATATATAAATTGCTTAATTAATGTGAAAAACAAATGTTTATTATCACTGTAATCAGGATTGAATGGAGTAGTCATGAATCAGGTTAAAAAGATTGAAAAAGTATTGGAAGCAGCATTGCATGAAGACCTTACACCATACTTTGCTCTGGTTAAAGCAATGAGAAAGCATTTACCGTTATTTGGATCAACAAAACGAATCACTGCTGCTTTACTGAAGGAATATATTGGTGATATATCAAAGTTAGATATGTCAGAAGTTGCAGCTTTAAATTTTACAAAATCTGAGGGTACCATTGTTTTTGAAGATGTAAAGGATGGGAAAGCTCGAATTTTTATTAACATAGGCAAAAATCACAAAATAACACCAGGTGACCTTATAAGAGAGATATCAAAACGTTCAGGTATTGATGGAAAGCTTGTTGGGAAGATTGATATACATTCAACATATTCATTTATTGAAATCCCAGAGCAATATGCAGAATTGGTTTTGCTGTCTCTGGATAAAGCGCGTATAAAGGGTGTGCCTATTGTTGTTGAACCGGCTAAAAAGAAAAAGAAATCTTAAAATGTTGATGGATAAACAGTGCCCCATTTGTAAATCTACAATATTTAAAAAAATTTCTGATACTTTATTATTATGTAAGGCATGCAGCGTAGTCTATAACACAGGCTATACATCGGCACAGTATTCCACTGATTACTTCATGAAGGAATATACAGAACAATACGGCAAAACCTATGAGGACGATTATGAGTCAATATACACTGCTGCCCTTTTTAGATTAAAGTTGATCAAGAAATTTCTTGGGAAAGATCTTTCACAAAAAAGCCTGCTTGATATTGGTTGTGCACTGGGATTTTTTTGTAAAGCAGCACAGGACATTGGTTTTGGTATTGTTGAAGGTTTGGAAATCTCACACTATGCTGCTTCATACTGTAAAAGTAAATTTGATATTCCAGTTCATGTTACTGGATTTGAACAGTTTACATCTAAGAGAAAATATGATGTAATAACAGCTTGGTTTGTTATAGAACATTTTGTAGATCCTTATGCCAGGTTGTTACAAATATATAACATGCTGGAAGATAAAGGCATTTTTGCCTGTTCTCTGCCATCATACTTTGGGCCGCTATTCTATCGTCATAGAGAACAATGGATTCTCTCTCATCCACAGGATCACAGGATTGATGTGGCGCCATGGAGTGTTAAAAAAATTCTGAAAAATATTGGTTTTTTTTATGTTAGGTGTTTTCCCTCTGGATACCATCCAGAACGTTGTGGAGCTATCGCACAAAAATATAAAAATTTGTATGTTAAACTGTCTAATTATCTTTGTTTTTCTGATACTATACTTGTGATAGCAGTAAAATCCCTGTAATAAATTCTTGACACAAAATGCAATACGTTTAGAATAGCATTTTTGTTGTGTATTGTATAAAAGTTGTGCTATTGTAAAAAATACATGTAACTTATATAGAGTAAACAATATCAGTTATCATAATCATAACGATTTTAATTGCAACATTGAACTATTATTAAAATGAGGTGGGATGATGAAAAGGACATTTCAGCCAAGTGTAATCAAACGATTACGAACTCATGGATTCAGGGCACGGATGAGCACTAAAGCAGGCCAGGAAGTATTGCGTAGAAGACGCCAAAAGGGTAGATACAAATTGACCGTTTCTGATGAAAAACGTAATTCCAAGTAATACCATGTAATATCATTATTCCGTGAAAAGGAGATATTCATTAAAGGGGCTGAAGAGATTTAGGGAAGTCATTGCTAATGGCACAAGGTTATATTATAAAGGAATTAGGATGATAGTATATAAACAACCACTACTGGCTGGAAGTGAATTAAATAGTAAAGTGCATTCCCATTTTGCCATAGTGGTTAACAGAAATTATGGAAATGCAGTTGAACGGAACAAAGTAAAAAGGAAAATTCGCTCAATAGTGGTAACTCTTATGCCCCGCATACGACAGGGTTTTGCTGTAATTATATTTCCGGATGCCACCTGCAAGTCTAAGGGATTTAATAATCTTTTAGAATCAGTTACACACTTATTACTGAAATCAGGAGTGCTGAAACAGTGAAGATAAATATTGTTACCATACCGGTACTATTGATAAAACTATATAGACTTGTTATTTCACCGGTATTGCCAAATGCATGCAGGTTTTATCCAACATGTTCACACTATGCCATTGAAGCATTGACCAGGCATGGGCTTGTCAAAGGTGGTTTTTTGTCAATCAAAAGAATCCTTCGCTGCCATCCATTTTGTGATGGTGGTTATGACCCTGTCCCTTGATTATTGTTTTGTGTAGCAATACAATA
This genomic interval carries:
- a CDS encoding glycosyltransferase family 4 protein; translated protein: MNKKKKINILIINYEFPPLGGGGGVATYDLALEWVKKANVHVVTSSFKGLPLYENVNGIHVHRVKILFRKSRDAATFISMFSYLPAGFIKALSLALKYKFDVINTHFVVPSGPLGYAIAKLFGIPNVLSLHGGDIYDPSKKLSPHRNRFFKAVVRFLLNRADVIVAQSSNTRNNAIEYYAPKKDIEIIPLAFHPPVLPKTSRKKLGLSEKDFICITIGRLIKRKSIDVLLRAIAHINKPSVKLLIMGDGPEREYLESLVKDLSLQSRVTFLGFVADEEKFAYLSQSDLFVLTSMHEGFGIVFMEAMFCGLPIVTTNHGGQVDFLTHRENALLIDVGDDRGCAESIMKFYNDKRLYKRCSENNKKKIATFYAENVAEQYMNIFLELVTKK
- a CDS encoding response regulator transcription factor, producing MKIKTALITQNKELVLEVRLLQILDVSVHGTINTLKDEGFDIVLFDTEQIDISDAQFYLSKLRKRFQRLPVILIVRVGYLESINRDWFFDDFIVFPFRKGELKARIDRLIGAEIELKESVIKVGNIVIEPEKYSVTVNNEKVVLTYKEFELLKLLMENKGIVFTRQELLSQIWGVEYIGGTRTVDVHIRRLRIKLGDEFNNIIETIRNVGYKCKE
- a CDS encoding DbpA RNA binding domain-containing protein, translating into MNQVKKIEKVLEAALHEDLTPYFALVKAMRKHLPLFGSTKRITAALLKEYIGDISKLDMSEVAALNFTKSEGTIVFEDVKDGKARIFINIGKNHKITPGDLIREISKRSGIDGKLVGKIDIHSTYSFIEIPEQYAELVLLSLDKARIKGVPIVVEPAKKKKKS
- a CDS encoding class I SAM-dependent methyltransferase, with protein sequence MKEYTEQYGKTYEDDYESIYTAALFRLKLIKKFLGKDLSQKSLLDIGCALGFFCKAAQDIGFGIVEGLEISHYAASYCKSKFDIPVHVTGFEQFTSKRKYDVITAWFVIEHFVDPYARLLQIYNMLEDKGIFACSLPSYFGPLFYRHREQWILSHPQDHRIDVAPWSVKKILKNIGFFYVRCFPSGYHPERCGAIAQKYKNLYVKLSNYLCFSDTILVIAVKSL
- the rpmH gene encoding 50S ribosomal protein L34; translation: MKRTFQPSVIKRLRTHGFRARMSTKAGQEVLRRRRQKGRYKLTVSDEKRNSK
- the rnpA gene encoding ribonuclease P protein component yields the protein MKRRYSLKGLKRFREVIANGTRLYYKGIRMIVYKQPLLAGSELNSKVHSHFAIVVNRNYGNAVERNKVKRKIRSIVVTLMPRIRQGFAVIIFPDATCKSKGFNNLLESVTHLLLKSGVLKQ
- the yidD gene encoding membrane protein insertion efficiency factor YidD, with the translated sequence MKINIVTIPVLLIKLYRLVISPVLPNACRFYPTCSHYAIEALTRHGLVKGGFLSIKRILRCHPFCDGGYDPVP